A portion of the Terriglobia bacterium genome contains these proteins:
- a CDS encoding DUF4199 domain-containing protein, translating into MTMNTFQWKPAVAIGLVSGLIQVAIGVALYLAGIYFARGSLLVTLLALAASIAVGTRYYGRHVLDGHTTYWSALLVGFIIAVCTGLVYVTYNIVSISFVYPHFLEDMVQSELARQQALGMDPSQAGQMLELLRDETTLRRIVTENLSGFVRFGVALSALTAIAFRRRTRARNLAGVR; encoded by the coding sequence ATGACCATGAACACGTTTCAATGGAAACCGGCGGTTGCCATCGGTCTTGTCTCCGGCTTGATTCAGGTGGCCATTGGTGTCGCGCTGTACCTGGCGGGCATCTACTTCGCGCGGGGGAGCCTGCTTGTCACCCTGCTGGCGCTTGCCGCCAGCATTGCCGTCGGCACTCGTTATTACGGGAGGCACGTGCTCGACGGACATACCACATACTGGAGTGCGCTGCTCGTCGGGTTTATCATCGCCGTGTGCACCGGTCTGGTATACGTCACCTACAACATCGTATCGATTTCATTCGTGTATCCGCATTTCCTGGAAGACATGGTTCAGTCCGAACTCGCGCGTCAGCAGGCGCTCGGGATGGATCCGTCGCAGGCAGGGCAGATGCTCGAGTTGCTGCGGGATGAAACGACACTCCGGAGGATCGTTACGGAAAATCTCAGCGGATTTGTGCGGTTCGGGGTCGCCCTGTCGGCGTTGACCGCCATCGCATTTCGCAGGAGGACAAGGGCACGCAACTTGGCAGGCGTCCGGTAG
- a CDS encoding methyltransferase domain-containing protein has translation MKKTKRVLLFVLLAGISVATLAGLPAHSQGSPEEVWREFMAWFKTASWEANPTRDYFLKLRQEGVPAEEIERRAGIIKNLFFSRREAVEIYYDRAFTRQPTGDPSMDVPTSPSALLVEAVKGLKPGTALDAGMGQGRNAVYLAQRGWNVIGFDISSGALAAAESNAKKAGVAITAVKGSYDDFDFGAGKWDLIVLTFAWAPMSDSAFVERLATGLRKNGRIVFEHFLDTPERPRPAGIRALRPGQLRSIFSAFEIESYKEFEATADWGGPGSRLVRAIARKP, from the coding sequence ATGAAAAAAACGAAACGTGTGTTGTTGTTTGTATTGCTCGCAGGCATCAGTGTTGCAACCCTCGCCGGCCTGCCTGCGCATAGCCAGGGAAGCCCCGAGGAAGTATGGCGCGAGTTCATGGCATGGTTCAAGACCGCGTCGTGGGAAGCAAATCCCACGCGAGACTACTTTCTCAAGCTGCGGCAGGAAGGAGTTCCGGCCGAGGAAATCGAGCGCCGGGCGGGAATTATAAAGAACCTGTTCTTCAGCCGCCGTGAAGCGGTCGAGATCTACTACGATCGCGCGTTCACCAGGCAGCCCACGGGGGACCCATCCATGGATGTCCCGACTTCCCCAAGTGCGTTACTGGTCGAGGCCGTCAAAGGTTTGAAACCGGGAACCGCACTTGACGCCGGCATGGGGCAGGGCCGGAACGCCGTCTACCTGGCGCAGAGGGGCTGGAATGTCATCGGGTTCGACATTTCCAGCGGCGCGCTGGCGGCGGCAGAGTCCAACGCGAAGAAGGCGGGGGTTGCGATCACCGCCGTCAAAGGTTCCTACGACGACTTTGATTTCGGCGCCGGGAAATGGGACCTGATCGTGCTCACCTTTGCGTGGGCGCCCATGTCGGACTCGGCATTTGTTGAGAGACTCGCCACAGGTTTGCGCAAGAACGGCAGAATCGTCTTCGAGCATTTCCTGGACACTCCGGAACGACCGAGGCCCGCGGGGATAAGGGCGCTCAGGCCTGGCCAGTTGCGGAGCATTTTCAGCGCCTTTGAAATCGAGTCTTATAAAGAGTTCGAAGCGACGGCCGACTGGGGAGGCCCCGGTTCGCGCCTCGTCCGCGCGATCGCCAGAAAACCGTAA
- a CDS encoding helix-turn-helix transcriptional regulator, translating into MRAIPFLFFFAIAGVGCISVAKSYGLQRRYRQEYLPAYTLYLGGWGVLALFAVVHFILATPVIPAEAWVRITLALNPLVHLIVAVSMYFYSSLMAQLAGRKLSRLYNILYAVAWGGSAVVIAIVAARPPAEISNYPLVLSVAQYLLRTVTFLGWGLYLLLHLRKIDDLLERRFLRNWVILLLAGYASFDLSLKIPRASDYVIATLQAGFNIPALFYLSYFLRRRSVERPFEANQTDLNAILVPLGVSPRETEIVELILRGFSNKEISGRLFISVDTVKKHSYNVYRKLGVQNRVQLSYFVQNRPGGPQRG; encoded by the coding sequence GTGCGTGCGATTCCTTTTTTGTTTTTTTTCGCCATTGCCGGTGTCGGCTGTATTTCCGTCGCGAAATCGTATGGTTTGCAGCGTCGGTACAGGCAGGAGTATCTGCCGGCCTACACTCTCTATCTCGGCGGCTGGGGAGTTCTGGCTCTCTTTGCGGTAGTTCATTTCATACTTGCAACTCCCGTGATACCTGCCGAGGCATGGGTTCGCATCACACTGGCCTTAAACCCGCTCGTCCACCTGATCGTGGCCGTGAGCATGTACTTCTACTCCTCTCTGATGGCGCAGCTCGCCGGCCGCAAATTGTCGAGGCTGTATAACATCCTCTATGCGGTGGCGTGGGGGGGCAGCGCTGTCGTCATAGCTATCGTGGCAGCGCGGCCCCCTGCGGAGATTTCGAACTATCCCCTCGTTCTTTCGGTGGCGCAGTACCTGCTCAGGACGGTAACGTTCCTGGGCTGGGGACTTTATCTGCTGCTGCATTTGAGGAAGATCGACGACCTTCTCGAGCGGAGGTTTCTGCGTAATTGGGTCATCCTGTTGCTGGCCGGCTACGCGAGTTTCGATCTGTCACTCAAGATTCCCCGAGCCTCCGACTACGTGATAGCGACTTTACAGGCCGGCTTCAACATTCCGGCCCTGTTTTACCTGTCCTATTTCCTAAGAAGACGCTCCGTAGAACGGCCGTTCGAGGCAAATCAGACCGACCTGAATGCGATTTTGGTTCCGCTCGGCGTTTCACCGCGGGAAACGGAGATCGTCGAATTGATCCTGAGAGGATTCAGCAACAAGGAGATCTCGGGCCGTCTTTTCATCTCCGTGGATACGGTCAAGAAGCATAGTTACAATGTCTACCGGAAACTCGGCGTTCAAAATCGGGTTCAACTCAGCTACTTTGTGCAAAATCGTCCTGGAGGGCCACAGAGGGGATGA
- a CDS encoding sigma-70 family RNA polymerase sigma factor, which produces MGANAPEEVTRLLQAWCHGDRAALDQLIPLVHDELHRLAHQYMAHEAAGHVLQTTALVNEAYMRLIDARQVEWQNRAHFFAISANLMRRILVDFARARRYKKRRASTRNAHLDLDRGQIPQFQAGPDIIALDDALQALSAFDPRGARVVELRFFGGLTVEETAEVLAVSPKTVKRDWAGAKVWLLGQMKRGGRD; this is translated from the coding sequence ATGGGAGCCAATGCTCCGGAGGAAGTTACCAGGCTACTGCAGGCGTGGTGTCACGGCGACCGTGCCGCCCTCGATCAACTCATCCCCCTGGTGCATGACGAGCTCCACCGGCTTGCGCATCAGTACATGGCGCATGAAGCTGCCGGCCACGTGCTTCAGACCACAGCCCTGGTCAACGAAGCCTACATGCGGCTGATTGATGCAAGGCAGGTCGAGTGGCAGAACCGGGCGCACTTCTTCGCCATTTCGGCCAATCTCATGCGCCGCATCCTGGTCGATTTTGCACGCGCCCGCCGATATAAGAAACGGCGGGCCAGCACCCGGAATGCACACCTCGACCTTGATCGAGGACAAATCCCCCAATTTCAGGCAGGGCCGGACATCATAGCCCTGGACGATGCGCTGCAGGCGCTTTCAGCCTTCGATCCCCGGGGTGCCAGGGTGGTGGAACTGCGCTTCTTTGGCGGCCTTACTGTGGAAGAAACAGCCGAGGTGCTGGCAGTGTCGCCCAAAACCGTCAAGCGGGACTGGGCGGGCGCAAAGGTATGGCTTCTTGGCCAGATGAAACGCGGAGGAAGGGATTGA
- a CDS encoding protein kinase, whose translation MLARHAESPDFLESPALQAEAEVLARDLADDGSHFPHGYSASGSKLSSPRSSPSMRPPWWMVFLVAVFVADCLLRSYCLFLGPKGFDFRFRWEGDRPVVSAVPPGSIADRAGIKSGDILLSLDGRPVRRGNWAWITPNLERGRTYLFDIEREGKQRQARYLMARVNVLVNRDFTLWQIIGILLLATALLIAFGRPYYFPARMGALALATLSISLIRWGSLGPPGYAAIWRDLPLVVGALLWIPTVCSYLVGPILLTFFALFPRALFRVRWPWVVIWLPALCFVPVFFHSNFLMVYYPLQAYGNLVPSKLLVFGGRLYGLFCLASLGALTANYFRLADPNDRRRLRVLFIGGAAAVLPGIFRLLIWNSASLPAIWKWVSSGTPDLLLTLIFVLFPVCFAYSILRHWLLDIRIIIRQGVRYLAARGALLSVVPVLGAVLVVDLLVHGDQPLIDILELRGWVYAALGVAAVTAHWQRRRWGDAIDRLFFRERYDARRLLLEVAGHARQAGSFEHAAPGIVARIEKALHPEFAAIMLRPPGNTSFQTLASAPSGQAPPALMADSKLIAFLRILARPLEAGVDQSNWLERQLPPREVDFLRQSRIEILIPVAMTPEQNEALLVLGAKRSEEPYTGEDLDLLAAIATRLALLLAIPAVPPARISESFDECPECGTCYDTGTERCAHDRIHLTPVLMPRSLVGRYRLERRRGRGGMGTVYEATDRALERRVAIKVVREDWVDNAIAAQRFQREARTAAGFDHPNVVTVHDYGVEAGTWAFLVMELLEGSTLREEIRRLKRLDPARTVEVFQGVCSAVHAAHSRRMIHRDLKPENIFLTRSGDNGNETVKVLDFGIAKLLAADDAPAATRSGTETGAGILVGTLGYISPEQLLGERPAVSWDLWALAVAIYETLTGALPFPVENREIWRQSVTAGRYTPLSAHLKNPAPRLQEFFARSLAMDRTRRPQSAADFSRQMEQALT comes from the coding sequence ATGCTGGCGCGCCACGCTGAATCCCCGGATTTCCTGGAGTCGCCGGCCCTGCAGGCTGAGGCCGAGGTGCTGGCAAGGGACCTCGCGGATGACGGTTCCCATTTCCCCCATGGTTATTCCGCTTCGGGAAGCAAACTGTCGTCCCCTCGTTCCTCACCTTCCATGCGGCCGCCATGGTGGATGGTTTTCCTTGTGGCCGTCTTCGTGGCCGATTGCCTTTTGCGTAGTTATTGCCTGTTCCTGGGACCGAAGGGATTTGACTTCAGATTCCGGTGGGAAGGAGACCGGCCGGTCGTTTCGGCTGTGCCCCCGGGTTCTATTGCCGATCGCGCGGGCATCAAATCCGGAGATATCCTGCTTTCCCTGGACGGCCGGCCCGTCCGGCGCGGCAATTGGGCATGGATCACTCCGAATCTGGAAAGGGGCCGGACTTACCTCTTTGACATAGAGCGAGAGGGGAAACAGCGGCAGGCAAGGTATTTGATGGCGCGGGTCAACGTACTGGTGAATCGTGATTTCACTCTATGGCAGATCATCGGCATCCTCCTGCTTGCTACGGCGCTGCTTATTGCATTCGGCCGCCCGTATTACTTCCCGGCGCGGATGGGGGCACTGGCGCTGGCCACCCTGTCGATCAGCCTGATCCGATGGGGGAGCCTTGGGCCCCCGGGTTATGCGGCTATCTGGAGAGACTTGCCGCTTGTTGTGGGCGCCCTGCTGTGGATACCGACAGTCTGTTCCTATCTGGTGGGACCCATCCTTCTTACTTTTTTTGCCTTGTTCCCGCGCGCACTGTTTCGGGTGCGCTGGCCATGGGTGGTCATCTGGCTGCCGGCGCTCTGTTTCGTACCCGTGTTCTTCCATTCCAATTTCCTGATGGTGTACTACCCGCTGCAGGCTTACGGCAATCTCGTGCCTTCGAAGCTGCTGGTTTTCGGCGGTCGGCTCTATGGACTTTTTTGTCTGGCATCGCTCGGCGCGCTGACCGCAAATTATTTCCGGCTGGCGGACCCCAACGACAGGCGCCGGTTGCGGGTCTTGTTTATCGGCGGGGCGGCAGCAGTCCTTCCGGGGATCTTTAGATTGCTGATCTGGAATTCGGCGTCGCTGCCTGCGATCTGGAAGTGGGTGTCATCTGGGACTCCCGATCTCTTGCTCACTTTGATATTTGTTCTGTTTCCTGTCTGTTTCGCATACTCGATCCTGCGACACTGGCTGCTTGATATCCGGATCATCATTCGCCAGGGCGTGCGCTACCTTGCAGCACGGGGCGCTCTGCTCTCGGTCGTGCCGGTCCTGGGAGCTGTCCTGGTGGTGGATCTGCTTGTGCACGGCGACCAGCCGCTGATCGACATTCTGGAACTGCGCGGTTGGGTGTATGCCGCGTTGGGAGTTGCGGCAGTCACGGCTCATTGGCAACGCCGGCGCTGGGGGGATGCGATTGACCGGCTTTTCTTCCGCGAGCGCTACGACGCCCGCAGGCTCCTTCTTGAAGTCGCCGGGCACGCCCGGCAGGCGGGCAGTTTCGAGCACGCCGCCCCGGGCATCGTGGCCCGCATCGAGAAGGCGCTGCACCCCGAATTCGCGGCCATCATGCTGCGCCCGCCCGGGAACACGAGCTTTCAAACCCTCGCTTCGGCTCCCTCAGGGCAGGCTCCTCCCGCACTGATGGCGGACAGCAAACTGATCGCTTTTCTGCGCATACTGGCCAGGCCCCTGGAAGCAGGTGTGGATCAATCGAACTGGCTCGAGCGGCAACTGCCGCCTCGCGAGGTGGATTTCCTGCGGCAGTCGCGCATTGAAATCCTGATTCCGGTTGCCATGACGCCGGAACAAAACGAGGCGCTGCTGGTGCTCGGCGCCAAGCGCTCCGAGGAGCCTTATACGGGCGAAGACCTGGATCTGCTGGCGGCGATCGCCACCCGTCTTGCGCTGCTGCTCGCAATCCCGGCGGTTCCTCCGGCGCGCATCAGCGAGTCATTCGACGAGTGCCCTGAGTGCGGCACCTGCTACGACACGGGAACCGAACGCTGCGCGCATGATCGGATACATCTCACTCCCGTCCTCATGCCCCGGTCGCTCGTGGGACGCTATCGCCTGGAGCGCCGCCGCGGACGCGGAGGCATGGGTACGGTGTACGAGGCGACCGACAGGGCATTGGAGCGGAGGGTTGCGATAAAGGTCGTGCGTGAAGATTGGGTGGACAACGCCATTGCCGCTCAGCGCTTCCAGCGGGAAGCGCGCACGGCTGCCGGTTTTGACCACCCGAATGTCGTGACCGTGCACGATTACGGCGTCGAGGCGGGCACATGGGCATTTCTGGTCATGGAGTTGCTCGAAGGCTCCACGCTGCGCGAAGAAATCAGGCGCCTCAAACGGCTCGATCCCGCACGCACCGTCGAGGTGTTCCAGGGCGTATGCAGTGCCGTGCATGCCGCCCACAGCCGCCGGATGATCCACCGCGATCTGAAGCCTGAGAACATCTTCCTCACCCGGAGCGGCGATAATGGAAACGAGACGGTAAAAGTTCTCGACTTCGGCATCGCCAAACTGCTTGCCGCGGACGATGCGCCGGCGGCAACGCGGTCGGGAACCGAGACGGGCGCCGGCATCCTGGTTGGTACTCTGGGCTACATCTCGCCCGAGCAATTGCTCGGGGAAAGACCGGCAGTGTCCTGGGATCTGTGGGCGCTTGCCGTTGCCATCTACGAAACCCTGACCGGCGCCCTGCCATTTCCTGTTGAGAACCGGGAAATATGGCGACAGTCCGTGACCGCTGGCCGCTACACGCCCCTGAGCGCGCACCTGAAAAATCCTGCGCCCCGGTTGCAGGAGTTCTTCGCGCGTTCCCTGGCAATGGATCGCACAAGGCGCCCGCAATCGGCAGCGGATTTTTCCCGTCAAATGGAGCAAGCTCTGACGTAG
- a CDS encoding PadR family transcriptional regulator: MKKSDADLLQGTLDLLILKTLALESMHGYGVSLRIQQMSENVLRVQQGSLYPALYRLEQQGLIAYDWGVSENGHKAKYYSLTKAGQRRLKDETASWDRLSSAVMRILQTT; the protein is encoded by the coding sequence ATGAAAAAATCAGATGCCGATCTTCTTCAGGGTACGCTGGACCTTCTCATTCTCAAAACTCTTGCGCTGGAATCAATGCATGGTTATGGGGTGTCTTTGAGGATTCAGCAGATGTCCGAAAATGTGCTGCGGGTTCAGCAGGGTTCATTGTACCCGGCTCTTTATCGACTCGAGCAACAGGGCCTGATTGCCTACGACTGGGGTGTTTCCGAAAACGGTCACAAGGCGAAGTATTACAGCTTGACCAAGGCGGGACAAAGACGACTGAAGGATGAAACCGCGAGCTGGGATCGCTTGTCCTCTGCCGTGATGCGCATTCTTCAAACAACATAA
- a CDS encoding ABC transporter permease: MLWRTLINLRFRELFRRERFEKEMDDELRFHLESMIKSNIQAGMTPKEAQRAARLAFGGVDQIKDDCRDTRWMHWLDQFWQDLRYALRILSRNPLSALITIVLIAVTIGLLCAAYAVLDAVVLRTLPVPHPEQLVVINPTAQIDSSIYDVLQRERQNISQIFGLKSLRLFGSAAGATRSFSIYGIKGDYFGAVGAIPQLGRFLAADEQNAVAVISDRLWRNEFAGTPDILGRNMKLGSLEVTIVGVAHRDFIAVEEPYLEWDAIVPWDIFCRALGTKRMPLQIVARLKVGKKAKEYEAQLNSLWPALLQATVPPNTTLQQWGESIGPRAQVVSISHGINYVLTMQPSIPLAIYMIFGLSILIFLSGCLALVLLAIARSIKYQHQTAIMLAIGGGRWHVQRPFFLEILILSGLGCAIGLAIAWWWSGLGNFFLPDSQSQSINWHVRIDGQAIKLALLMAMFFVGIISWVTLTFGFGNISSRILQHANSASRPNVRLRTGMLALQIAISVLLVQCALSFISTYSRLLHVPLGFDFENLHIYRLQGKLPKPNVPDNYFPDLITQIQQLPEVESAAITLSPPPLAFPLEFRQPVKTEDGREAQATIVCISSGYFRALKLPLLFGRDFSWTDLNTAIVNQTLLKKLYPDQDPLRHTIAFGKSGTRLQIIGVVGEMAYFGPRWSNSTIAFVPYVAPPRGGVSFMVRSKRNLEELRRPVQTVLDPPGVHYIYDSVDQKTLLSNSLQQERMLATIAGAFGGLIVLLAGVELYAFCNYLLAMRTKELAIRASVGAGPAQLAAALLKEVVRALGIGLTIGFMVALAGEHVLSNLAKIINPPEFPYLVFALVVVTGVTMSAVLMPILQAIRINLAKALRVD; the protein is encoded by the coding sequence ATGTTATGGCGCACCTTGATCAACCTGCGTTTTCGTGAGCTTTTCCGAAGAGAGCGTTTCGAAAAGGAGATGGACGATGAGTTGCGTTTCCATCTCGAATCGATGATCAAGAGCAACATCCAGGCGGGGATGACTCCCAAGGAGGCCCAGCGTGCGGCGCGCCTCGCTTTCGGCGGCGTCGATCAGATAAAGGACGATTGCCGCGATACGCGCTGGATGCACTGGCTGGACCAATTCTGGCAGGACTTGCGATATGCCCTGCGCATTCTGTCGAGAAATCCGCTCTCTGCCCTGATCACTATCGTCCTGATTGCGGTCACCATAGGATTATTGTGCGCTGCCTACGCAGTTCTGGATGCCGTCGTTCTTAGAACATTGCCGGTCCCGCACCCGGAACAGTTGGTGGTGATAAATCCAACGGCACAGATTGACTCCTCGATTTATGACGTGCTCCAACGGGAGCGTCAGAACATATCGCAAATATTTGGCCTGAAGAGTTTGCGTTTATTTGGCAGTGCTGCAGGCGCCACTCGTTCTTTTTCGATCTATGGAATCAAAGGGGACTACTTCGGTGCCGTGGGCGCCATTCCTCAATTGGGACGATTTCTGGCTGCCGATGAACAGAATGCCGTGGCGGTCATCAGCGATCGCTTGTGGCGCAATGAATTTGCTGGAACTCCGGACATTCTTGGCCGGAACATGAAATTGGGTTCGTTGGAAGTCACGATCGTCGGAGTCGCGCACCGCGACTTTATCGCCGTGGAAGAACCTTATTTGGAATGGGATGCGATCGTACCCTGGGACATATTTTGCCGGGCTCTGGGGACTAAACGGATGCCGCTGCAAATCGTTGCGCGACTTAAAGTCGGCAAGAAGGCCAAGGAATATGAGGCGCAGCTCAATTCTTTGTGGCCCGCTCTTTTGCAGGCTACTGTTCCGCCTAATACGACACTCCAGCAATGGGGCGAGAGTATAGGTCCGCGGGCTCAGGTTGTATCCATCAGTCATGGCATCAATTATGTTCTGACAATGCAGCCGTCCATTCCACTTGCGATCTACATGATTTTCGGCTTATCCATATTGATCTTTTTATCAGGCTGCCTGGCCCTGGTTTTGCTGGCGATAGCTCGCAGTATCAAATATCAGCACCAGACGGCGATCATGTTGGCGATTGGCGGAGGGAGATGGCATGTACAACGGCCGTTCTTTTTGGAAATTTTGATTCTTTCCGGGCTGGGATGTGCCATTGGTCTCGCCATCGCCTGGTGGTGGAGCGGGCTGGGCAATTTTTTTTTGCCTGATTCCCAGTCCCAGTCCATAAATTGGCACGTGAGAATTGATGGCCAAGCAATCAAGCTGGCACTGCTAATGGCGATGTTTTTCGTCGGGATCATTTCTTGGGTCACCCTGACATTCGGTTTCGGCAATATATCGAGCCGGATACTGCAGCACGCCAACTCTGCGTCCCGGCCGAACGTTCGCCTGCGTACGGGCATGCTTGCCTTACAGATAGCGATTTCGGTGCTTTTAGTCCAATGTGCCCTGTCTTTCATCAGCACCTATTCAAGACTCCTTCACGTCCCTTTAGGATTTGATTTCGAGAATCTGCATATCTACCGACTGCAGGGCAAATTGCCAAAACCTAACGTCCCCGACAACTATTTTCCTGATTTGATTACGCAGATACAACAATTGCCGGAGGTTGAATCGGCCGCAATCACATTGAGCCCACCGCCATTGGCTTTCCCGCTCGAATTTAGACAACCGGTTAAGACCGAGGATGGGCGCGAAGCGCAGGCGACGATTGTATGCATTTCATCCGGTTATTTTCGCGCACTAAAATTGCCGCTGCTATTCGGCAGGGACTTTTCCTGGACGGACCTGAACACAGCGATTGTCAATCAAACATTATTAAAGAAACTCTACCCCGATCAGGATCCGCTGAGGCACACGATTGCCTTCGGCAAATCCGGCACTCGATTGCAGATCATCGGGGTGGTAGGAGAAATGGCCTATTTTGGACCTCGCTGGAGTAATTCGACGATTGCATTTGTGCCCTACGTTGCTCCGCCGCGGGGTGGCGTTAGTTTCATGGTTCGATCGAAACGCAATCTCGAAGAGCTCAGACGGCCTGTTCAGACCGTGTTAGATCCTCCCGGAGTTCATTACATTTACGATTCCGTAGACCAGAAGACCCTCCTTTCGAATTCGCTGCAGCAGGAGAGAATGCTGGCCACTATCGCCGGTGCATTCGGCGGTCTGATCGTGCTACTGGCTGGAGTGGAACTCTACGCTTTTTGTAATTACCTTCTCGCCATGCGCACAAAGGAATTGGCAATCCGGGCCAGCGTGGGTGCAGGCCCCGCTCAACTTGCGGCTGCCCTGTTAAAGGAGGTCGTGAGAGCTCTTGGGATCGGCTTAACCATCGGATTTATGGTGGCACTGGCCGGAGAACACGTTCTTTCCAATCTGGCCAAAATCATCAATCCGCCTGAATTTCCATACCTGGTGTTTGCACTGGTGGTCGTTACTGGTGTGACGATGAGTGCTGTATTAATGCCGATTTTGCAGGCAATTCGTATAAACCTGGCTAAAGCGTTGCGCGTGGATTGA